The Bacillus sp. Marseille-Q1617 genome has a segment encoding these proteins:
- a CDS encoding serine hydrolase, giving the protein MIHSKNINPSFLPVLDHVNNTYRSVICSGASAFIIHKDSLVLEQYIGEQSAAKNARNVQEDTQFHVASVRKSYIGFAVAWALYYGYIDSIDDSVRTYLPELDETLWRDINIRHLLTHTHGLKEQRGKTYQEFAPGSNWSYKQIGIEALTKIVKRTTTKSVSEIIHESVFIPLCFIESNWYSEKSNKLVDVILRYEGDEDWYTSESTEGDKMNMYVSARELAYWGYLHLKKGKINDKQIVPRKMIEMATALQSPSSLPKDLPQNGFLWFVKGLPAQKTEIGHLVPEGSFQILGFTNVTLLVIPEEDLVAVRMFNSFGSPEGYDYLADVRSFGDEVMRCVTEAKVKSNV; this is encoded by the coding sequence GTGATACATAGTAAAAATATAAATCCTTCTTTCCTGCCCGTATTAGATCACGTCAACAATACGTACAGGAGTGTGATCTGTTCAGGCGCATCTGCTTTTATCATTCATAAAGATTCCCTCGTTTTAGAACAGTATATTGGGGAACAATCCGCTGCAAAAAATGCTAGAAACGTGCAAGAGGATACACAGTTCCATGTAGCTTCAGTAAGGAAAAGTTATATCGGTTTTGCAGTGGCATGGGCATTGTATTATGGATACATAGACAGCATTGATGATTCGGTTAGAACCTATTTACCCGAACTTGATGAGACTCTTTGGAGAGATATCAACATCAGACATTTACTGACCCATACACATGGGTTGAAAGAACAGAGAGGTAAAACATATCAAGAGTTTGCTCCTGGCTCAAACTGGTCATATAAACAAATTGGCATCGAAGCGCTGACTAAAATAGTGAAAAGAACAACGACTAAATCAGTTTCTGAGATTATCCATGAATCGGTCTTCATCCCTTTGTGCTTTATCGAGTCCAATTGGTATTCAGAAAAAAGCAACAAGCTGGTTGATGTGATCTTGCGATATGAAGGGGATGAAGATTGGTATACAAGTGAAAGCACGGAAGGAGACAAAATGAACATGTATGTATCGGCCAGGGAACTGGCCTACTGGGGGTACTTACATTTAAAGAAAGGAAAAATAAATGACAAACAAATCGTGCCCAGAAAAATGATAGAAATGGCCACGGCTCTCCAAAGCCCGAGCAGCCTTCCGAAAGACCTGCCGCAAAATGGGTTCTTATGGTTCGTGAAAGGTTTACCTGCCCAAAAGACAGAAATCGGCCACCTTGTTCCGGAAGGTTCTTTTCAAATTCTCGGATTTACAAATGTCACTTTATTAGTCATTCCGGAAGAAGACCTGGTAGCAGTCCGGATGTTTAATAGTTTTGGTTCTCCGGAGGGGTATGATTACTTGGCGGATGTACGGTCGTTTGGTGATGAGGTGATGAGGTGTGTGACTGAAGCCAAGGTGAAGTCGAACGTTTAG
- a CDS encoding histidine phosphatase family protein — protein sequence MKTCIYMVRHGDSPKEGNERTRILSDKGLQDAHRITEILKREGINTVVSSPYIRSVLTVEPLAKELGQDVIEIENLKEKITSAEDIRISDQELMPLLTKSFSEPHFALEGAESNAACQKRAVEALKSLLTTYSGQKIAVGTHGIVMTLMMNFYDEKYDLDFLHSTSKPDIYKMTFDGEELVDVQRLWKDVEDASKAGYGGDHHDR from the coding sequence ATGAAAACCTGCATCTACATGGTAAGACACGGGGATTCACCGAAAGAAGGAAATGAAAGAACACGAATTTTATCCGATAAAGGATTACAGGACGCTCATCGAATTACCGAGATACTAAAAAGAGAAGGAATCAACACGGTTGTTTCAAGTCCATATATCCGTTCGGTGTTGACGGTTGAACCTTTGGCTAAAGAGTTGGGGCAGGATGTAATCGAGATTGAAAACCTGAAAGAGAAGATTACATCTGCTGAAGACATCCGGATATCAGATCAAGAGCTGATGCCTTTACTTACAAAATCTTTCTCGGAACCCCATTTTGCTTTAGAGGGGGCGGAATCCAATGCTGCATGCCAAAAGCGGGCCGTTGAAGCCTTAAAAAGTCTATTAACTACTTATTCAGGTCAAAAAATAGCAGTGGGTACTCATGGAATCGTTATGACTCTGATGATGAATTTTTATGATGAAAAGTATGACTTGGACTTTTTACACAGCACGTCTAAACCGGATATTTATAAAATGACGTTTGATGGAGAAGAATTAGTTGACGTTCAAAGATTATGGAAGGACGTTGAGGATGCTTCTAAAGCAGGATATGGAGGAGATCACCATGATCGTTAA
- a CDS encoding GNAT family N-acetyltransferase: MIVKEREYTVSGLRYIIRSATLRDAKALSEVRLQIDGETENMDREKGEAFIDEEGFKEVLKADSDSSANLFLVAEANGRIAGFSRCEGNNLKRTSHRVEFGVGVLKEYWGHGIGKNLLQESILWADSNHIRKISLSVLETNEKAIKLYKKLGFEVEGILKDDKRLSDGNYYHTIVMGRIHQ; encoded by the coding sequence ATGATCGTTAAAGAAAGAGAATACACTGTATCTGGTTTGCGTTACATAATAAGGTCCGCCACACTCAGGGACGCGAAGGCACTGTCTGAAGTAAGGCTCCAGATCGATGGAGAGACGGAAAACATGGATAGGGAAAAAGGGGAAGCCTTTATAGATGAAGAGGGATTTAAGGAAGTCCTAAAAGCAGATTCGGATTCTTCTGCCAATCTATTTCTTGTAGCAGAAGCAAACGGCAGGATTGCAGGGTTTTCAAGGTGTGAAGGGAACAACTTGAAAAGAACGTCTCACAGAGTGGAGTTCGGAGTTGGGGTATTAAAGGAATACTGGGGACATGGGATAGGAAAGAACCTCCTACAGGAGTCCATCCTCTGGGCTGACTCGAATCACATCAGAAAGATCTCGCTGAGTGTACTGGAGACAAATGAAAAAGCGATAAAACTTTATAAGAAACTTGGTTTTGAAGTGGAAGGTATTTTAAAAGATGACAAGCGGTTATCCGACGGAAACTACTATCATACCATTGTGATGGGAAGGATCCATCAGTAG
- a CDS encoding cupin: protein MKIYQFTKDAGKKITQFDSDFIMSRITITEKPAHIGCMHLDENGVIGYHHAVVPQLLLIVNGAGLVRGESEEFIKVQSGDAVYWEKGEWHETKTENGLTAIVIESEKLDTSFLKVL, encoded by the coding sequence ATGAAAATCTATCAATTTACCAAAGATGCAGGAAAGAAGATCACGCAATTTGATTCTGACTTTATCATGTCGCGCATTACAATTACCGAGAAACCAGCCCATATAGGATGCATGCATCTCGATGAAAATGGGGTGATTGGTTATCACCACGCAGTCGTGCCGCAGCTTCTGCTGATTGTTAACGGAGCAGGATTGGTTCGAGGGGAATCAGAAGAATTCATCAAGGTCCAGAGCGGGGATGCGGTGTACTGGGAAAAAGGCGAATGGCATGAAACAAAAACCGAAAATGGTCTGACTGCGATTGTGATAGAAAGTGAAAAGCTGGATACTTCGTTTTTGAAGGTTTTATAG